The DNA region GGGGTGTGTCCTTCTTCACTGAACTTGTCCAGATCATCTTTTTCCCTTTTGAGGCAGCCACGGGACccttgtgcaaaaaaaaaaaaaaaagaaagaaaaaaacccacaaacaggTTTCTACAGCAGCACATCTCTTCCAACTTTTACTTGCAGAAATGTCTTGTGTACCAGGCTGCCCCAGCCTTGAGTAAcagctccctcccttccaccctctggGTGGCCCTGGGGCTGTGGTGCTCCCCAgagcttggggtggggtgggacccAGCCTCACCGGCTTCAGGCAGCTGGTCTAGGCCAGCAGTGCTGCCTCCCCCAGAGGGGTGGGTCAAGGCCCCAGCGCAATCTGTGGTATCACAGGGGTCACCGGTAGAGCAGGTAGCGCTTCATGGCGGGGGGCAAGGGCAGAGCAGAAACGTGGCCTAGCCGCGTATCCCCCAGGGCGTGGCGCACACACAGGCGGCTCAGGTGCAGAAGGGAGTGTGGCTCAGCTGGGAGAGAGAATGAGGGAAAGTAAGTACAGGTGCAGGCACCAGCCAGACATCATCAAACCACGGGGTCCTGCCCAGAGTCCCTTCCGTTTTCCTGCTGCAAGTCTGCTCCCACCTCGGTTCAGGGGAGGTCTAAGGTGCTCTGAAGTTCTGCATCTGCTCTTGTGGTGGACGCATCATGGATCTCACACGTCCCCGGTCGGAGTTGGGGTGAAGCTCTAAATAAGGCCCTCTAAGCAACAGGCCGAGGCGGCTGTGACCGTGGAGCTGGCCCAGGCTTTGAATCCAGAGAGGCCCCAGAGCTGGGGCTGAGGAGGTGAAAGGAAGGGTGGCCCTCCTCCACTCTACCACAGCTCCCATGGGCTACAGGGGAGAGGCGGCCACCCTCTGCTGCAGACTCGGCAACTGCAGAACAGTTAAGTCCACTCAGCCCCAAGGCCCTGCCTCCTTCACTGCTCTTCCAGGTGCCTGGACCTCAACGGCTCCTTCCTGGGGTTTGACTGAGGAAGGAAGTAGGTATGTGTCAGAGTCAGAGCCCAGTGAGTCGGGTACACACTCCGGGCGCCTGGCACCACCAGCCCTCTTCCTCTGGGACTTGTACACCTAGTCCAGGACAAATCTAACCCTTTGCACCTCTGGCTCCAGGGGCTGATCTCTCCtgtgaagccctaatccccacaGTGCTTCACTTCATTCTGAGGGTTCACCTCTCACTAGCAAGTTGCTTTCCCAAGGCTTACTTTTACCTCTATGGCTGTTAGGAAGATTGAGTTAGGTAACAGCTGTGAAGACTCTTAGCCATTCCTGGCACTGAATAGAGGTAGGAGACGGGTCAGATGAAGGCCAGTTCCCTCTGCTCTTGTAAGGCGTTGACCTTCCATCCCCAAACCACAGACCCCAGTGACAGAACTTACTCTCCCCACACGTGCCCCAGGCCTCACCTCTCCTTTCGCCCAGGTAGCTGATGCGGACCTGGCACTGGCCCCAGACAGCGCTTACTGCTGGATAAAGGGTCCTGCCCTTCAGTCCGCGGAAGGCCGGCCCCAAGTAGGTGCCCCCAATAGCGTAGCCCAGAGTTCCCTCCTCCATATCCAGAACCACCAGCAGCCTCTCCGGCACCTCCAGCTGCTCACCCTGACGTCCGGCTGGATACCGGGGGACCTCGGGCCCCTTGCTCTGATGGTACAGCTTCCCACGCCCAAGGTCCCAGCCCCACGACTCGCTGT from Pseudorca crassidens isolate mPseCra1 chromosome 11, mPseCra1.hap1, whole genome shotgun sequence includes:
- the SPSB2 gene encoding LOW QUALITY PROTEIN: SPRY domain-containing SOCS box protein 2 (The sequence of the model RefSeq protein was modified relative to this genomic sequence to represent the inferred CDS: inserted 1 base in 1 codon), whose product is MGQTASAGGGGSNTHTPQALYPDLSCPEGLEELLSAPPPDLGAQRRHGWNPKDCSENIEVTEGGLCFERRPVAQSTDGARGKRGYSXGLHAWEISWPREQRGTHAVVGVATALAPLQADHYAALLGSNSESWGWDLGRGKLYHQSKGPEVPRYPAGRQGEQLEVPERLLVVLDMEEGTLGYAIGGTYLGPAFRGLKGRTLYPAVSAVWGQCQVRISYLGERRAEPHSLLHLSRLCVRHALGDTRLGHVSALPLPPAMKRYLLYR